One part of the Streptomyces nigra genome encodes these proteins:
- a CDS encoding FAD-binding oxidoreductase: MGAINATALEELRAGMRGPVITPQDPQYDETRKIYNAMIDRRPAAFAQCVDVADVRTAIACARDTGVELAVRGGGHSGPGLCLVDDALVLDLSAMRGVRVDPKTKTAQVAGGAQLGDLDHAAHTFDLGVPAGIVSMTGVGGLTLGGGHGYLTRKYGLTIDNLTSADVVLADGSFVTASEEEHPDLFWALRGGGGNFGVVTSFTFRLHPVGTVGFGVTVWPVDRTPEVLRWYRDFLPAAPADLYGFFTLFCIPPGPPFPETIHGQKMCGVVWCYTGDPESDQFERVLAPVNDPAPPAFHFSAPMPYPAVQSMFDELIPKGYQWYWRGDFFDSISDSSIDVHHKYGENIPTPLSLMHLYPVDAAAHQPGPDDTAWAYRDAVWSAVIAGVDPDPANADVIRDWAVAYQTELHPYSMGGSYINFIGEGEGTDRVRNTYRGHYDRLAAVKRTYDPDNFFRANQNIPPAA, translated from the coding sequence ATGGGCGCCATCAACGCAACGGCACTCGAGGAACTGCGCGCGGGAATGCGGGGACCCGTCATCACCCCGCAGGACCCTCAGTACGACGAGACCCGCAAGATCTACAACGCGATGATCGACCGGCGTCCCGCCGCGTTCGCGCAGTGCGTGGACGTCGCGGACGTGCGCACGGCGATCGCCTGCGCCAGGGACACCGGGGTGGAGCTCGCGGTGCGCGGCGGCGGGCACAGCGGGCCCGGCCTCTGCCTCGTGGACGACGCGCTCGTCCTCGACCTGTCGGCCATGCGCGGGGTCCGGGTCGACCCCAAGACGAAGACCGCGCAGGTCGCCGGTGGGGCACAGCTCGGGGATCTCGACCACGCGGCCCACACGTTCGACCTGGGTGTGCCGGCCGGCATCGTCTCGATGACCGGCGTCGGCGGCCTGACGCTGGGCGGCGGGCACGGGTACCTGACCCGCAAGTACGGCCTGACGATCGACAATCTGACCTCGGCCGACGTCGTGCTCGCCGACGGCAGCTTCGTCACCGCCTCAGAGGAGGAGCACCCCGATCTGTTCTGGGCGCTGCGCGGCGGCGGCGGGAACTTCGGGGTGGTGACGTCGTTCACCTTCCGTCTGCACCCGGTGGGCACGGTCGGGTTCGGCGTGACGGTGTGGCCGGTCGACCGGACGCCCGAAGTGCTGCGATGGTACCGGGACTTCCTGCCCGCGGCGCCGGCGGACCTGTACGGGTTCTTCACCCTGTTCTGCATCCCGCCCGGCCCCCCGTTCCCGGAGACGATCCATGGACAGAAGATGTGCGGTGTCGTCTGGTGCTACACCGGTGATCCGGAGAGCGACCAGTTCGAGCGGGTACTGGCCCCGGTGAACGACCCGGCCCCGCCCGCCTTCCACTTCAGCGCGCCCATGCCGTACCCGGCCGTGCAGAGCATGTTCGACGAGCTGATCCCGAAGGGCTACCAGTGGTACTGGCGCGGTGACTTCTTCGACTCGATCAGCGACTCCTCGATCGACGTGCACCACAAGTACGGGGAGAACATCCCCACCCCGCTGTCCCTGATGCACCTGTATCCCGTGGACGCCGCCGCCCATCAGCCGGGGCCCGACGACACGGCCTGGGCGTACCGGGACGCCGTGTGGTCCGCCGTGATCGCGGGCGTCGACCCCGACCCCGCCAATGCCGATGTCATCCGTGACTGGGCGGTCGCGTACCAGACCGAATTGCACCCGTACTCCATGGGCGGCTCGTACATCAACTTCATCGGTGAGGGGGAGGGGACGGACCGCGTCCGGAACACCTACCGCGGGCACTACG
- a CDS encoding sigma-70 family RNA polymerase sigma factor, with protein MITPALPAPRVPQDEPATTWALAARAGDPDAAERFVRSLHRDVVRYVTHLSADPQAADDLAQDTFLRALGSLHRFEGRSSARTWLLAIARRAVIDSHRYAATRPRLCDTDDWTRAAERAQPAGLPGFEEGVVLLDLLDALPDERREAFVLTQLAGLPYAEAAERSDCPVGTVRSRVNRARATLARLLAEAEATADAEAEAKAEAEADREAVAA; from the coding sequence GTGATCACTCCTGCCCTGCCCGCCCCGCGCGTGCCCCAGGACGAGCCGGCGACCACGTGGGCGCTGGCTGCCCGCGCCGGCGATCCGGACGCCGCCGAGCGTTTCGTCCGCTCCCTGCACCGGGACGTCGTACGGTACGTAACCCATCTCTCGGCCGATCCGCAGGCCGCCGACGACCTGGCGCAGGACACGTTCCTGCGGGCGCTCGGCAGTCTGCACCGGTTCGAGGGCCGTTCGTCGGCGCGCACCTGGCTGCTGGCCATCGCGCGGCGCGCGGTGATCGACAGCCACCGGTACGCGGCCACCCGGCCCCGGCTGTGCGACACCGACGACTGGACGCGCGCCGCCGAACGCGCCCAGCCCGCCGGTCTGCCCGGCTTCGAGGAAGGGGTCGTGCTGCTCGACCTGCTGGACGCGCTGCCCGACGAACGGCGTGAGGCGTTCGTGCTGACCCAGCTGGCCGGACTGCCGTACGCGGAGGCCGCCGAGCGGAGCGACTGCCCCGTGGGGACGGTCCGTTCACGCGTGAACCGAGCCCGCGCCACGCTCGCCCGCCTCCTCGCCGAAGCCGAAGCAACGGCCGACGCCGAAGCCGAAGCTAAGGCTGAAGCCGAAGCCGACCGAGAGGCCGTCGCCGCCTGA
- a CDS encoding DUF998 domain-containing protein, which yields MRLVPTWALLSSGSAPVVLIGGWLIAAHLEGPAYDPVTQTISVLAAYGARGFWVMTSALAALGVCHLCTALGLRPAALPGRLALGAGGITAVVVALLPPPSSGGSLSHGTVAGIGFAFLAVWPVLAAHRGATAPWGLRPVPAFTATAVMLGSAAWFMIEMEQDGAAGVAERLVTAIQSVWPFVVVASCLWHRHRRAVPQ from the coding sequence ATGCGACTTGTGCCTACGTGGGCTCTGCTGTCGTCGGGATCCGCGCCGGTCGTACTGATCGGGGGCTGGCTGATCGCGGCGCATCTCGAAGGGCCGGCATACGACCCGGTGACCCAGACCATCAGCGTCCTGGCGGCCTACGGGGCCCGGGGATTCTGGGTGATGACCTCGGCGCTCGCCGCCCTCGGCGTCTGCCACCTCTGTACCGCCCTCGGACTGCGCCCCGCGGCGCTCCCCGGCCGGCTCGCCCTCGGCGCCGGCGGCATCACGGCGGTCGTGGTGGCGTTGCTGCCGCCGCCGAGCAGCGGCGGCTCCCTCAGCCACGGAACGGTCGCAGGGATCGGGTTCGCCTTCCTCGCGGTGTGGCCCGTACTGGCCGCGCACCGGGGTGCGACGGCGCCCTGGGGGCTGCGTCCCGTCCCCGCGTTCACGGCGACCGCCGTGATGCTGGGCAGCGCCGCCTGGTTCATGATCGAGATGGAGCAGGACGGCGCCGCCGGGGTGGCCGAGCGGCTGGTGACGGCCATTCAGTCCGTGTGGCCGTTCGTGGTCGTCGCCTCGTGCCTGTGGCATCGGCACCGCCGTGCTGTCCCCCAGTGA
- a CDS encoding secondary thiamine-phosphate synthase enzyme YjbQ, translated as MSDAFTTRVLNIASGSSERVVDLTRDCESFLREAAGGRDGLLNVFVPHATAGIAIIETGAGSDDDLLAALHTLLPADDRWQHRHGSPGHGRDHVLPAIVPPHATLPVVGGRLELGTWQSVCLVDTNRDNPNRQVRLSFLG; from the coding sequence ATGTCAGACGCCTTCACCACCCGAGTCCTGAACATCGCCTCCGGCTCCTCGGAGCGGGTCGTGGATCTCACCCGCGACTGCGAGTCCTTCCTGCGGGAGGCCGCCGGGGGCCGCGACGGCCTGCTGAACGTCTTCGTGCCGCACGCCACGGCCGGCATCGCGATCATCGAGACCGGCGCCGGCAGCGACGACGACCTCCTCGCCGCGCTGCACACCCTGCTGCCCGCCGACGACCGCTGGCAGCACCGGCACGGCAGCCCCGGCCACGGCCGCGACCACGTCCTCCCCGCGATCGTGCCGCCCCACGCGACGCTGCCGGTCGTGGGCGGACGGCTCGAACTCGGCACCTGGCAGTCCGTGTGCCTCGTGGACACCAACCGCGACAACCCGAACCGGCAGGTCCGCCTCAGCTTCCTCGGCTGA
- a CDS encoding NAD(P)-binding domain-containing protein, protein MNSIEAVETVDVVVIGAGQAGLSSAYHLRRTGFEPGRDFVVLDHSPGPGGAWQFRWPSLTYGKVHGMHSLPGMELTGADPERPSSEVIAEYFADYERTFDLRVRRPVEVRAVREGADGRLRVESSAGTWAARALINATGTWDRPFWPRYPGQETFRGRQLHTAQYPGPEAFAGLRVIVVGGGASGTQHLMEIAPYAAATTWVTRRPPVFREGPFTEDLGRAAVALVEERVRQGLPPKSVVSVTGLPLTEPVRQGIADGVLDPQPMFDRITPDGVEWKDGRQVAADVILWATGFRAAIDHLAPLRLREPGGGIRVEGTRAVADARIHLVGYGPSASTIGANRAGRAAVRDIRRLLSEEPVAA, encoded by the coding sequence GTGAACAGCATTGAGGCGGTCGAGACGGTCGACGTGGTGGTCATCGGCGCCGGTCAGGCGGGGCTGTCGAGCGCCTACCACCTGCGGCGCACCGGGTTCGAGCCCGGTCGTGACTTCGTGGTGCTCGACCACTCCCCCGGTCCGGGCGGCGCCTGGCAGTTCCGCTGGCCCTCGCTGACGTACGGCAAGGTGCACGGGATGCACTCGCTGCCCGGTATGGAGCTGACCGGCGCGGACCCCGAGCGGCCGTCGTCCGAGGTGATCGCGGAGTACTTCGCGGACTACGAGCGGACGTTCGACCTGCGCGTCCGGCGCCCGGTGGAGGTGCGGGCCGTCCGCGAGGGCGCCGACGGCCGGCTGCGCGTGGAGAGCTCGGCCGGGACCTGGGCGGCACGGGCGCTGATCAACGCGACCGGCACCTGGGACCGGCCGTTCTGGCCGCGTTATCCCGGTCAGGAGACGTTCCGGGGGCGGCAGTTGCACACGGCGCAGTACCCCGGGCCGGAGGCCTTCGCGGGGCTGCGGGTCATCGTGGTCGGCGGTGGCGCGTCGGGCACGCAGCACCTGATGGAGATCGCCCCGTACGCGGCGGCCACGACCTGGGTGACCCGGCGTCCGCCGGTCTTCCGGGAAGGGCCCTTCACCGAGGACCTGGGCCGGGCGGCCGTAGCACTGGTCGAGGAGCGGGTCCGGCAGGGGCTGCCGCCCAAGAGCGTGGTGTCGGTCACCGGGCTGCCGCTGACCGAGCCCGTGCGGCAGGGGATCGCCGACGGCGTGCTGGACCCGCAGCCGATGTTCGACCGGATCACACCGGACGGCGTGGAGTGGAAGGACGGGCGGCAGGTGGCCGCCGACGTCATCCTGTGGGCGACCGGGTTCCGGGCCGCCATCGATCATCTTGCGCCGCTGCGGCTGCGCGAGCCGGGCGGCGGCATCCGGGTGGAGGGGACGCGCGCGGTCGCCGACGCCCGGATCCATCTCGTCGGCTACGGGCCGTCCGCCAGCACGATCGGCGCCAACCGCGCGGGCCGCGCGGCCGTCCGGGACATCAGACGGCTGCTGTCGGAGGAGCCGGTGGCGGCGTGA
- the mltG gene encoding endolytic transglycosylase MltG — protein MYLNTPSRSTIRLTRRGRIALIAAGAVVAGTAVAVPLLITGEEEPAPPTSLVIPPGWRAGQVYAAVDKALALPPGSTRKSLGKANLKLPNEADGNPEGYFFPATYSLERDGTRVTPETLLADMVAKADQKFSRAPIAAGAQRNAMNVYQAVTIASIIQAEATTKADMAKVARVVFNRLERGMPLQMDSTVNYALKRSSGRTSQADTRIDSPYNSYQRMGLPPTPIANPGEEAMRAAVNPATGDWLYFVTVKPGDTRFTADYAEHQRNVAESDARRSKAAPSPSS, from the coding sequence ATGTATCTGAACACTCCGTCACGGAGCACCATCCGACTCACGCGCCGGGGCCGTATCGCCCTCATCGCCGCAGGCGCCGTCGTGGCCGGCACCGCCGTGGCGGTGCCGCTGCTGATCACCGGCGAGGAGGAACCGGCGCCGCCCACCTCCCTCGTGATCCCGCCCGGTTGGCGCGCCGGCCAGGTCTACGCGGCGGTCGACAAGGCCCTCGCCCTTCCGCCCGGCAGCACCAGGAAGTCTTTGGGCAAGGCGAACCTCAAACTGCCGAACGAGGCCGACGGCAACCCGGAGGGCTACTTCTTCCCGGCGACGTACTCCCTGGAGCGCGACGGCACCCGGGTCACACCGGAGACGCTGCTCGCGGACATGGTCGCCAAGGCCGACCAGAAGTTCAGCCGCGCGCCGATCGCCGCCGGGGCCCAGCGCAACGCCATGAACGTCTACCAGGCGGTCACCATCGCGAGCATCATCCAGGCCGAGGCCACGACCAAGGCCGACATGGCCAAGGTTGCGCGGGTCGTCTTCAACCGGCTGGAGCGCGGCATGCCGCTGCAGATGGACTCCACGGTGAACTACGCGCTGAAGCGTTCCTCCGGCCGCACCAGCCAGGCCGACACCCGGATCGACAGCCCCTACAACTCGTACCAGCGCATGGGCCTGCCGCCCACGCCGATCGCCAACCCGGGCGAGGAGGCCATGCGCGCCGCCGTCAATCCGGCCACCGGCGACTGGCTGTACTTCGTCACCGTCAAGCCCGGCGACACCCGCTTCACCGCCGACTACGCGGAGCACCAGCGCAATGTGGCCGAATCCGACGCGCGCCGCAGCAAGGCCGCGCCGTCCCCCAGCAGCTGA
- a CDS encoding ABC transporter ATP-binding protein, whose protein sequence is MHPDREPSWTPPAADPEQPRQVRRILRLFRPYRGRLAVVGLLVGASSLVGVATPFLLKEILDVAIPQGRTGLLSLLALGMILSAVLTSVFGVLQTLISTTVGQRVMHDLRTAVYGRLQRMSLAFFTRTRTGEVQSRIANDIGGMQATVTSTATSLVSNATSVVATIVAMIALDWRLTLVSLLLLPVFVWISRRVGNERKKITTQRQKQMAAMAATVTESLSVSGILLGRTMGRSDSLTKAFSDESEQLVDLEVRSSMAGRWRMAVITIVMAAMPAFIYWTAGLALQLGGPQVSIGTIVAFVSLQQGLFRPAVSLLSTGVQIQTSLALFQRIFEYLDLPIDITEREDAVHLDRVKGEVRFEGVEFRYDGKGGPILDGIDVTVPAGSSLAVVGPTGAGKSTLGHLVPRLYDVTGGRVTLDGVDVRDLDFDTLARAVGVVSQETYLFHASVADNLRFAKPDATDEELHAAAKAAQIHDHIASLPDGYDTVVGERGHRFSGGEKQRLAIARTILRDPPVLILDEATSALDTRTEHAVQQAIDALSANRTTVTIAHRLSTIRGADQIVVLDAGRLAERGTHEELLARDGRYAALVRRDAQLEPTR, encoded by the coding sequence ATGCACCCCGACCGCGAACCCAGCTGGACCCCACCCGCAGCCGACCCCGAGCAGCCGCGGCAGGTCCGCCGTATCCTGCGGCTCTTCCGCCCGTACCGAGGCCGCCTCGCGGTCGTCGGCCTGCTGGTCGGCGCCTCGTCGCTGGTCGGCGTCGCCACGCCGTTCCTGCTGAAGGAGATCCTCGACGTAGCGATCCCGCAGGGCCGCACCGGTCTGCTCAGTCTGCTGGCGCTCGGCATGATCCTCAGCGCCGTCCTCACCAGCGTCTTCGGTGTGCTCCAGACGCTGATCTCCACCACGGTCGGACAGCGCGTCATGCACGATCTGCGCACCGCCGTCTACGGCCGACTCCAGCGCATGTCGCTCGCCTTCTTCACGCGCACCCGCACCGGCGAGGTCCAGTCCCGCATCGCGAACGACATCGGCGGCATGCAGGCGACGGTCACCTCCACCGCGACCTCCCTGGTCTCCAACGCGACCAGCGTGGTCGCCACCATCGTCGCGATGATCGCGCTCGACTGGCGGCTCACCCTCGTGTCGCTGCTCCTGCTGCCCGTCTTCGTCTGGATCAGCCGCCGCGTCGGCAACGAACGCAAGAAGATCACCACCCAGCGGCAGAAGCAGATGGCCGCGATGGCGGCCACCGTCACCGAGTCGCTCTCCGTCAGCGGCATCCTGCTCGGCCGCACCATGGGCCGCTCCGACTCGCTGACCAAAGCGTTCTCCGACGAGTCCGAGCAACTGGTCGACCTCGAGGTGCGCTCCAGCATGGCGGGCCGCTGGCGGATGGCGGTCATCACCATCGTCATGGCCGCCATGCCGGCCTTCATCTACTGGACCGCGGGCCTGGCGCTCCAGCTCGGCGGCCCGCAGGTCTCCATCGGCACGATCGTCGCGTTCGTCTCGCTCCAGCAGGGCCTGTTCCGGCCCGCCGTCAGCCTGCTCTCCACCGGCGTCCAGATCCAGACCTCGCTCGCGCTCTTCCAGCGCATCTTCGAGTATCTCGACCTCCCCATCGACATCACCGAGCGCGAGGACGCCGTCCACCTCGACCGCGTCAAGGGCGAGGTCCGCTTCGAGGGCGTCGAGTTCCGCTACGACGGCAAGGGCGGCCCGATCCTCGACGGCATCGACGTCACCGTCCCGGCCGGCAGCAGCCTCGCGGTCGTCGGCCCCACCGGCGCCGGCAAGTCGACCCTGGGCCACCTCGTGCCCCGCCTGTACGACGTGACGGGCGGCCGCGTCACCCTCGACGGCGTCGACGTGCGCGACCTGGACTTCGACACCCTCGCCCGGGCCGTGGGCGTCGTCTCGCAGGAGACGTACCTCTTCCACGCGTCCGTCGCCGACAATCTGCGTTTCGCCAAGCCGGACGCCACCGACGAGGAACTGCACGCGGCGGCGAAGGCGGCCCAGATCCACGACCACATCGCCTCGCTGCCCGACGGGTACGACACCGTCGTCGGCGAACGCGGCCACCGCTTCTCCGGCGGCGAGAAGCAGCGCCTCGCCATCGCCCGCACCATCCTGCGGGATCCGCCGGTGCTCATCCTCGACGAGGCGACCAGCGCCCTCGACACCCGTACCGAGCACGCCGTCCAGCAGGCCATCGACGCCCTCTCGGCCAACCGCACCACGGTCACCATCGCCCACCGGCTGTCGACCATTCGGGGCGCCGACCAGATCGTGGTCCTCGACGCGGGGCGCCTCGCCGAACGCGGTACGCACGAGGAGCTGTTGGCGCGCGACGGCCGCTACGCCGCGTTGGTCCGCAGGGACGCACAACTGGAGCCGACGAGGTGA
- a CDS encoding MarR family winged helix-turn-helix transcriptional regulator, translating to MTMPDADGPLAEQLLRLTRRVYRIQKRHLKECGVGITPAQSRLLRTLAHYEAPPRMADLAERLEVVPRAVTTLVDALEASGKVRRVPDPTNRRVIRIELTDDGRTTLRELHRARRSAAEEILAPLTDDQRKVLGGLLDTLVDGGTGRGC from the coding sequence ATGACCATGCCCGATGCCGACGGCCCGCTCGCCGAGCAGCTGCTGCGCCTCACCCGCCGGGTGTACCGGATCCAGAAACGGCACCTGAAGGAGTGCGGCGTCGGCATCACTCCCGCGCAGTCCCGTCTGCTGCGTACGCTCGCGCACTACGAAGCGCCCCCGCGGATGGCCGACCTCGCCGAACGGCTGGAGGTGGTCCCGCGCGCCGTGACGACCCTGGTCGACGCGCTGGAGGCGAGCGGGAAGGTACGCCGGGTCCCGGACCCCACGAACCGTCGGGTGATCCGCATCGAACTCACCGACGACGGGCGCACCACGCTGCGCGAACTGCACCGGGCGCGGCGCTCGGCCGCGGAGGAGATCCTCGCGCCGCTGACGGACGACCAGCGGAAGGTCCTGGGCGGTCTGCTGGACACTCTGGTGGACGGGGGCACGGGTCGCGGCTGCTGA
- a CDS encoding L,D-transpeptidase family protein: MRTTGTRRTVAAAAAVASVLTILTACDGARPGAGAGAEAARTARTPSADVAEPTRIPGVGDHWHARIPATSRQAVAVYGDGRNSADATVVYYRKQGPTWERVRSWPAHNGKKGWTTDHHEGDNRSPVGVFTLSDAGGVRADPGAKLPYTRSPAFAAPRWWAASHWHDFDYVIAIDYNRIRGTSPNDPTRPEGRRKGGSIWLHMDHGSGTSACVSVSETAMRYLLRTLDPARHPVIVMGDRAGLRRSR, from the coding sequence ATGCGCACCACCGGCACTCGACGGACGGTGGCCGCGGCGGCCGCCGTCGCGTCCGTCCTGACGATCCTCACGGCGTGCGACGGCGCGCGGCCCGGCGCGGGCGCGGGCGCGGAAGCCGCCCGGACGGCACGGACACCCTCGGCCGACGTGGCGGAGCCGACGCGCATCCCCGGCGTCGGCGACCACTGGCACGCACGCATCCCCGCGACATCGAGGCAAGCCGTGGCGGTCTACGGCGACGGCAGGAACTCGGCGGACGCCACGGTCGTGTACTACCGCAAGCAGGGCCCCACCTGGGAACGGGTGCGCAGTTGGCCCGCGCACAACGGCAAGAAGGGCTGGACCACCGACCACCACGAGGGCGACAACCGCAGCCCGGTCGGTGTGTTCACGCTGAGCGACGCGGGCGGCGTACGCGCGGACCCGGGCGCCAAGCTGCCGTACACGCGTTCACCGGCGTTCGCGGCACCGCGCTGGTGGGCCGCGTCGCACTGGCACGACTTCGACTACGTCATCGCCATCGACTACAACCGGATCAGGGGCACGTCCCCCAACGACCCCACCCGTCCCGAGGGTCGGCGCAAGGGCGGAAGCATCTGGCTGCACATGGACCACGGCAGTGGCACGTCCGCCTGCGTCAGCGTGTCCGAAACGGCCATGCGGTATCTGCTGCGCACGCTCGATCCGGCGCGGCATCCCGTGATCGTCATGGGCGACAGAGCCGGCCTGCGACGCTCGCGCTGA
- a CDS encoding ABC transporter transmembrane domain-containing protein: MQIQDLPYPDPGVPDARSGPRFLWWLFKNQLDGQLKALAWGMLHFLSVSALPFCVGVAIQAVVDRSGGRLALAGGLLALCCAGSALGDTFLHRAAVTNWITAAARVQQVLARKAAHLGSALTRRVAAGEVVAVSTGDVEKIGWFVEALSRFTAAAVTIVLVCVGLVVYQPALGVIVAVGLPVLALAVLPLLPRATGRADVQREKAGRATELASDTVAGLRVLRGIGGEELFLDRYRAASQEVRHAAVRSARMWSLISAIQVLLPGLLLITVVWYGVRLTGQGRVDVGELVAVYSSVMILTYPLRHFEEIAMAYSFSRPSARRAARVLSLERATDTGGTLTGGELPSGDLYDPATGLLAPAGRFTAVVCGDPDAAGRLAERLGGHPSEKSESVLLGGVPLDEVPLGSARTAVLVQDKDPVLLSGTLRELLDVPKSGAVAPEPALAAAQCEDVLAALVQGSVDAADPMDARITERGRSLSGGQRQRLALARSLVTDPEVLVLDEPTSAVDSHTEARIAQGVRDLRAGRTTVVFTSSPLLLDRADRVVLVHEGEVVAVGVHRDLLHSEPRYRAVVTREPDDGRDHHRDGDRPVAAAHGSALVDVMKELEEIEESA, from the coding sequence ATGCAGATTCAAGACCTTCCGTATCCCGACCCGGGTGTGCCCGACGCACGCTCCGGGCCCCGCTTCCTGTGGTGGCTCTTCAAGAACCAGTTGGACGGCCAGCTCAAGGCCCTCGCCTGGGGCATGCTCCACTTCCTGTCGGTGTCCGCGCTGCCGTTCTGCGTGGGCGTCGCCATCCAGGCCGTCGTCGACCGCTCCGGCGGCCGACTCGCCCTGGCGGGCGGGCTGTTGGCGCTGTGCTGTGCCGGCAGCGCGCTCGGCGACACCTTCCTGCACCGCGCCGCCGTCACCAACTGGATCACCGCCGCCGCCCGCGTCCAGCAGGTGCTGGCCCGCAAGGCCGCCCATCTGGGCTCGGCGCTGACCCGGCGGGTCGCGGCCGGCGAGGTCGTGGCCGTGTCGACGGGCGACGTCGAGAAGATCGGCTGGTTCGTGGAGGCGCTGTCCCGTTTCACGGCGGCCGCGGTCACCATCGTGCTGGTCTGTGTCGGGCTCGTCGTCTACCAGCCCGCGCTGGGCGTGATCGTCGCGGTGGGCCTGCCCGTGCTGGCGCTCGCCGTCCTTCCGCTGCTTCCGCGTGCGACCGGGCGGGCCGACGTGCAGCGCGAGAAGGCGGGCCGCGCCACGGAACTGGCCTCGGACACCGTCGCCGGCCTGCGTGTCCTGCGGGGCATTGGCGGCGAGGAACTCTTCCTCGACCGCTACCGCGCCGCCTCCCAGGAGGTGCGCCACGCCGCGGTGCGCAGCGCCCGTATGTGGTCCCTGATCTCCGCCATCCAGGTCCTGCTGCCGGGCCTGCTGCTGATCACCGTGGTCTGGTACGGCGTCCGGCTCACCGGTCAGGGCCGCGTCGACGTCGGCGAACTCGTCGCCGTCTACAGCTCGGTCATGATCCTCACCTACCCACTGCGGCACTTCGAGGAGATCGCGATGGCGTACTCCTTCTCGCGGCCGTCGGCCCGCCGTGCGGCGAGGGTGCTGTCCCTGGAGCGGGCCACCGACACCGGCGGCACCCTGACCGGCGGTGAACTGCCGTCCGGCGACCTGTACGACCCGGCGACCGGACTGCTCGCCCCCGCGGGCCGGTTCACGGCCGTGGTGTGCGGCGACCCGGACGCCGCCGGACGGCTGGCCGAACGGCTCGGCGGGCACCCCTCGGAGAAGAGCGAGTCCGTCCTGCTGGGCGGCGTGCCCCTGGACGAGGTGCCGCTGGGTTCCGCCCGTACGGCCGTCCTGGTGCAGGACAAGGACCCGGTGCTGCTCTCCGGCACCCTGCGCGAACTCCTCGACGTGCCCAAGTCGGGGGCCGTCGCCCCGGAACCGGCGCTGGCCGCCGCCCAGTGCGAGGACGTCCTGGCCGCTCTGGTCCAGGGGTCGGTCGACGCCGCGGACCCGATGGACGCGCGGATCACCGAACGCGGGCGGTCCTTGTCCGGTGGGCAGCGCCAGCGGCTCGCGCTCGCCCGGTCGCTGGTGACGGACCCGGAGGTGCTGGTCCTCGACGAGCCGACCTCGGCCGTCGACTCCCACACCGAGGCGCGGATCGCGCAGGGCGTACGGGACCTGCGGGCGGGGCGCACCACGGTCGTGTTCACCTCCTCGCCTCTGCTGCTGGACCGCGCCGACCGGGTCGTCCTCGTCCATGAGGGCGAGGTCGTCGCCGTCGGCGTCCACCGCGACCTGCTGCACTCCGAGCCGCGGTACCGGGCCGTCGTGACCCGCGAGCCCGACGATGGCCGGGACCACCACCGGGACGGGGACCGGCCGGTGGCGGCCGCGCACGGCTCCGCCCTGGTCGACGTCATGAAGGAACTGGAAGAGATCGAGGAGTCGGCATGA